In Ochrobactrum sp. Marseille-Q0166, a single genomic region encodes these proteins:
- a CDS encoding ThuA domain-containing protein encodes MKEALIVWGGWSGHEPQECSVIVKDILEEEGFKVYVEHSTEAFADPSVHDLSLVVPIVTMSKIEKEEIKNLAKAVENGVGIAGFHGGAGDSFRECVEYQFMIGGQWVAHPGDIIDYQVDVARPEDPIMKGITNFPYHSEQYYMHVDPSNEVLATTTFNGDHAWWINGVVMPVVWKRKYGNGRVFYSALGHQAKEFSVPQMRTMFRRGANWAAR; translated from the coding sequence ATGAAAGAAGCGCTGATCGTCTGGGGCGGCTGGAGCGGACATGAACCACAGGAGTGTTCGGTAATCGTCAAGGACATCCTCGAAGAAGAAGGTTTCAAAGTCTATGTCGAGCACAGCACAGAGGCTTTTGCTGATCCGTCCGTGCATGACCTTAGCCTTGTCGTTCCCATTGTAACGATGTCGAAAATTGAAAAAGAAGAAATTAAAAACCTAGCTAAAGCTGTCGAAAATGGGGTTGGAATTGCTGGGTTCCACGGTGGTGCGGGCGATAGCTTCCGTGAATGCGTGGAATACCAGTTCATGATAGGAGGCCAGTGGGTTGCGCATCCTGGCGATATTATCGATTATCAGGTAGATGTGGCTCGCCCTGAAGATCCGATAATGAAAGGCATTACAAACTTTCCGTATCATTCCGAACAATATTACATGCATGTGGATCCTTCCAATGAAGTCCTAGCGACAACAACTTTCAACGGGGATCATGCATGGTGGATCAACGGCGTAGTGATGCCCGTGGTCTGGAAACGTAAATATGGCAACGGCCGCGTCTTCTATTCAGCACTCGGCCACCAGGCCAAAGAATTCTCTGTACCTCAGATGCGGACAATGTTTCGTCGAGGTGCAAATTGGGCGGCTCGTTAA
- a CDS encoding Gfo/Idh/MocA family oxidoreductase — MNKVGIGIIGCGNISSAYIKAMASFPILDICGIADMNADVAHKRAEEFGLKACSVEALLTDPKVEIIVNLTIPKAHVKVGLTALEAGKHVYSEKPLGINFAEGKRFFEASKARNLRLGSAPDTFLGGSHQAARALIDEGVLGIPVGGTATFMCGGHERWHPNPDFYYEVGGGPMLDMGPYYITELVNLLGPVDKVASFATTPRKERIITSAERNGEHIPVHIPTHVAGILAFKNGAVVQVAMSFDVAGHKHVPIEIYGTEGTLIVPDPNYFGGDVLLLKKGGEFEEKAVSQPYADGNYRSLGIADMAYAIRNNRPHRANCSLALHVLEVMEAFQTASDMGKTISIMTDVERPAPLDTSLVNNQIAN; from the coding sequence ATGAACAAGGTCGGCATCGGAATTATTGGATGCGGAAATATTTCCAGTGCTTATATCAAGGCGATGGCTTCGTTTCCAATACTTGATATCTGCGGTATCGCAGACATGAATGCGGACGTGGCCCACAAAAGAGCCGAAGAGTTTGGGCTTAAAGCCTGCAGCGTTGAGGCTCTACTCACAGATCCCAAAGTAGAGATTATTGTCAACCTGACCATACCAAAGGCGCATGTGAAAGTTGGGTTGACAGCGCTGGAAGCAGGAAAACACGTTTATTCCGAAAAACCCCTCGGTATAAATTTTGCCGAAGGCAAGCGGTTCTTTGAAGCATCCAAGGCCAGAAATCTGCGTCTGGGTTCTGCTCCAGACACTTTCCTCGGCGGAAGCCATCAAGCTGCACGCGCACTCATAGATGAAGGTGTTTTGGGGATTCCTGTCGGTGGAACGGCAACGTTTATGTGCGGTGGACATGAACGCTGGCATCCCAACCCGGACTTTTATTATGAAGTGGGTGGCGGACCGATGCTGGATATGGGACCATATTATATAACAGAGCTTGTTAACCTACTAGGACCAGTTGATAAGGTCGCAAGCTTCGCGACGACGCCCCGGAAAGAACGCATCATTACGAGCGCCGAAAGGAACGGTGAGCATATTCCTGTCCATATTCCTACCCATGTTGCAGGCATTCTGGCGTTTAAAAATGGCGCGGTCGTGCAAGTGGCCATGAGCTTTGATGTCGCCGGGCACAAACATGTGCCCATCGAAATTTATGGCACTGAAGGCACGCTGATCGTTCCGGACCCGAATTATTTTGGCGGCGATGTGTTATTGCTCAAAAAAGGCGGAGAGTTTGAAGAAAAAGCAGTTTCTCAACCTTATGCCGATGGGAATTATCGCTCACTTGGAATTGCCGATATGGCATATGCCATTCGGAATAACCGGCCGCATCGCGCGAATTGCTCACTTGCACTCCATGTACTCGAAGTCATGGAAGCATTCCAGACTGCGTCTGATATGGGAAAAACAATATCTATCATGACAGACGTGGAGCGACCCGCCCCACTCGACACGTCTCTGGTTAATAACCAGATTGCAAATTAA
- a CDS encoding ROK family transcriptional regulator — MKTADPELMRAINRFNVLDTIRRHGPISRIQISERTEISTTTVSAITASLLDDGLILTRHEGDIRNETARGRPRVMLELNPAAARVVGAKIASNRMIFVVTDFRGEILSNLSLAIRVDRQPIGVIADLIEDGVRRCVLDAGLSIEDIDMICLGIPGVVEHRTGIVRSTPILRENNFNFAAEMTARLNAPTMIESDAHAITLAHHWFGHAREFEDMVLISLEQTLGLGVLHKNQLFRGADGLSHNLGDLVLGYTNDTTVRLASHAGESAILGSRPDDARFAEAMRLGRGMKYAHSLISASDEELLNAAKRAGAAIGLTLANIVTLFAPSRVIITGTSLELGEPFINSIRESYNIAVPQALKGVAELVFDISSDELWAQGAAAVALQELYESPWSTTGPAI; from the coding sequence ATGAAGACTGCCGATCCCGAACTGATGCGCGCTATCAACAGGTTTAACGTATTGGATACGATCCGTCGTCATGGCCCTATTTCCCGCATTCAAATCAGCGAGCGAACAGAGATTTCCACTACAACCGTTTCTGCAATAACTGCATCACTGCTGGATGATGGACTGATACTGACACGACATGAAGGTGATATCCGCAACGAAACTGCGCGCGGACGGCCTCGGGTAATGCTTGAGCTTAACCCCGCGGCAGCGCGTGTTGTCGGTGCCAAAATAGCCTCCAATCGCATGATTTTCGTTGTCACAGACTTTCGTGGGGAGATTCTCTCCAACCTCTCACTTGCAATACGGGTTGATCGTCAGCCGATAGGTGTCATTGCCGATCTGATTGAAGACGGAGTGCGCCGATGCGTCCTCGATGCTGGTTTGTCGATCGAAGATATCGATATGATCTGCCTTGGAATTCCAGGCGTTGTAGAACATCGTACGGGAATAGTCCGCAGCACGCCTATCCTGCGAGAGAATAATTTTAATTTTGCTGCAGAAATGACCGCTCGTCTGAATGCGCCCACAATGATTGAAAGTGATGCGCACGCGATCACCCTTGCGCACCATTGGTTTGGTCATGCACGTGAATTTGAAGACATGGTTTTGATTTCGCTTGAGCAAACGCTTGGGCTTGGGGTTCTGCACAAAAATCAGCTGTTTCGCGGTGCTGATGGGCTCAGCCATAATCTAGGCGACCTTGTACTCGGCTATACCAATGATACGACCGTCAGGCTTGCAAGCCATGCCGGTGAAAGCGCTATTCTTGGGTCTCGCCCAGATGATGCCCGTTTTGCAGAAGCCATGCGCCTCGGAAGGGGTATGAAGTATGCACATTCACTCATTAGCGCTTCCGATGAAGAACTTTTAAATGCTGCCAAACGCGCCGGCGCTGCAATAGGTCTCACACTGGCAAATATCGTAACTTTGTTTGCGCCATCGCGCGTCATCATTACGGGCACCAGTCTTGAACTTGGGGAGCCGTTCATCAACAGCATTCGGGAAAGTTACAATATTGCCGTTCCACAAGCCCTGAAGGGCGTTGCTGAACTGGTCTTTGATATTTCCAGTGACGAATTGTGGGCACAAGGCGCTGCTGCCGTCGCACTGCAGGAACTCTACGAATCCCCGTGGAGCACCACAGGCCCCGCCATATAA
- a CDS encoding extracellular solute-binding protein yields the protein MKYWYAGASLGGRLMYYVAKASIALALGTASASAATTVKWLHVELDPKAVAVWEEIARDYESQHPDVRIQLQFLENEAFKAKLPTLLQSKEVPDFFYSWGGGVLEEQSKTGVLKDLTEEFNSSDGKLRQAYTSSSIEGLSFDGKLWAIPYKVSLVSFFYNKELFAKAGLDPANIKTWDDLNSAVTKLKDAGIVPIAGGGGDKWPLHFYWSYLVMRNGGKAVFDAASKGEGDGFLDPAIIKAGEQLADFGKLEPFQPGYLGATWPQALGVFGDGKAAMILGFDNTEANQRKNAGDGKGLALENIGRFAFPLVEGGSGGVGDTLGGINGWAVTKNASKEAIDFALFLTNRENEQKMAEAGMILPVAAGADSGVRNPLLAESARQLAASTWHQNFFDQTLGAAVGRVVNEVAVDIIAGQMSSKEAAQQIQDAFELR from the coding sequence ATGAAGTATTGGTACGCAGGCGCAAGCCTGGGCGGCAGGTTGATGTATTATGTCGCAAAAGCAAGCATAGCTTTGGCGCTAGGTACGGCAAGTGCTTCGGCGGCCACAACTGTTAAATGGTTGCATGTGGAATTGGATCCCAAAGCGGTGGCCGTCTGGGAAGAAATAGCAAGAGACTACGAAAGCCAGCATCCTGATGTTAGGATCCAATTACAATTCCTGGAAAACGAGGCTTTCAAAGCCAAGCTACCGACCTTACTACAATCAAAAGAAGTTCCAGATTTTTTTTATAGCTGGGGTGGTGGTGTTCTTGAGGAGCAGTCAAAAACCGGTGTTCTCAAGGATTTGACTGAGGAATTTAATTCTTCTGACGGTAAACTAAGGCAGGCTTACACGAGTTCATCTATTGAAGGTCTTTCCTTCGATGGTAAGCTTTGGGCGATTCCTTATAAAGTCAGTCTTGTCAGTTTTTTTTACAATAAAGAACTTTTTGCGAAAGCAGGTTTAGATCCCGCTAATATCAAAACGTGGGATGATTTGAATAGTGCTGTAACCAAGCTCAAAGACGCTGGCATTGTTCCTATTGCTGGTGGGGGTGGTGACAAGTGGCCACTTCACTTTTACTGGAGCTACCTTGTGATGCGTAACGGTGGCAAGGCGGTCTTCGATGCTGCCAGCAAAGGTGAAGGTGACGGCTTTTTGGATCCAGCCATTATCAAAGCTGGTGAGCAACTTGCAGATTTTGGCAAGCTCGAACCATTTCAGCCGGGTTATCTAGGGGCAACTTGGCCGCAGGCACTTGGTGTTTTTGGTGATGGTAAAGCGGCAATGATTCTTGGATTTGATAATACTGAGGCTAATCAACGCAAGAATGCCGGCGATGGAAAAGGGCTCGCTCTGGAAAACATTGGGCGGTTTGCATTTCCTCTGGTTGAAGGTGGTTCAGGAGGCGTGGGCGATACGTTAGGCGGAATTAATGGTTGGGCCGTTACCAAAAATGCCTCCAAAGAGGCTATCGATTTTGCACTTTTTCTAACCAATAGGGAAAATGAACAGAAAATGGCTGAGGCAGGGATGATATTGCCTGTGGCAGCTGGTGCTGATAGCGGAGTTAGAAACCCTCTTTTGGCTGAATCTGCTCGACAGCTGGCGGCTTCGACATGGCACCAGAACTTTTTCGATCAAACACTAGGTGCTGCCGTAGGACGCGTCGTTAACGAAGTAGCGGTCGATATTATTGCAGGCCAGATGAGTTCAAAAGAAGCGGCACAGCAAATCCAGGATGCTTTTGAGCTCCGTTAA
- a CDS encoding sugar ABC transporter permease, translated as MTDMSVTSASSHPCKTHLVRKKKSSVAHDRALTLLIFLPPALLLFTLFVILPMGEAAWYSLYRWNGYGTPTEFVGFKNFQVLFGNAAFSQALFNNGLIIVISVLVQIPLAIWLAMMLAHRIPGVVVFRLIFFLPYVLADVAAGLIWRFVYDGDYGLFAAASNFFGFANPYVLADRDLAIYAVLAVIVWKYFGFHMMLFIAGLQSVDKAVLEAAEIDGANGWQKFRYVTLPMLGSTVRLSIFFAVIGSLQLFDMIMPLTGGGPSNSTQTMVTFLYTYGVMRMQVGLGSAVGVILFVICVTLAFGYKRIFMRHD; from the coding sequence ATGACGGATATGTCTGTGACTTCGGCATCCTCGCATCCATGTAAAACACATCTGGTGAGGAAGAAAAAAAGTTCTGTCGCCCACGACCGCGCTCTCACGCTTCTGATCTTTCTGCCGCCGGCTTTATTGCTGTTTACACTCTTTGTAATTTTGCCGATGGGTGAGGCGGCCTGGTACAGCCTTTATCGCTGGAATGGATACGGAACGCCAACGGAATTTGTAGGCTTTAAAAACTTTCAGGTACTCTTCGGCAATGCAGCCTTTTCTCAGGCACTGTTCAATAACGGGTTGATCATTGTCATCTCCGTCCTTGTGCAAATTCCTTTAGCGATCTGGCTCGCGATGATGCTGGCTCATCGCATTCCCGGCGTTGTAGTCTTCAGGCTGATCTTCTTTCTGCCTTACGTTCTTGCAGATGTTGCGGCAGGTCTGATCTGGCGCTTTGTTTATGACGGCGACTATGGACTGTTTGCAGCGGCTTCCAACTTTTTCGGTTTCGCCAATCCGTATGTTCTGGCAGACCGGGATCTAGCAATTTACGCTGTGCTCGCCGTCATTGTCTGGAAGTATTTTGGCTTTCATATGATGCTTTTCATCGCGGGGCTTCAGTCTGTCGATAAAGCTGTTCTGGAGGCTGCTGAAATCGATGGCGCGAATGGTTGGCAGAAGTTTCGTTACGTAACGCTGCCGATGCTTGGTTCCACCGTCCGCTTATCCATTTTCTTTGCGGTCATTGGTTCGCTGCAGCTCTTCGATATGATTATGCCGCTCACAGGCGGTGGGCCATCCAATTCAACCCAGACGATGGTGACCTTCCTCTACACTTACGGCGTCATGCGTATGCAGGTCGGGCTCGGCAGCGCGGTTGGAGTCATTTTGTTTGTGATCTGTGTGACACTCGCCTTCGGTTATAAAAGGATTTTCATGCGCCATGACTGA
- a CDS encoding carbohydrate ABC transporter permease, translating to MTDTSNAVRMTIQTRVYLYLSLGFIAAVVLVPLLTTALGGFKTLGDLRVNPFGLPAEWQWANYGDILLGHRYWLQIFNSLIIAVLTVFLTLLVSAMAAFTFAHVKFFGSSFLLNYFLLGLMFPAATAILPLFIRIRDLGLLDTYWGVVLPQVAFGLGMSILLFRNYFRNLPEELFHAAFVDGCGYLRFFWHISLPLSRPILATVGIVSFVGSWNSYLLPLILLNSESKYPWPLGIMVYRGEFGTEWQLVLAFITLTILPTVIVFFLAQKHIIAGLTAGAVKS from the coding sequence ATGACTGATACATCAAACGCTGTCCGCATGACGATACAGACCCGGGTTTATCTCTACCTTTCGCTTGGATTCATTGCCGCTGTTGTTTTGGTGCCGCTTCTGACAACAGCGCTGGGTGGCTTCAAAACGCTCGGTGATCTTCGGGTCAATCCTTTTGGTCTTCCAGCAGAATGGCAATGGGCGAACTACGGAGATATTCTTCTCGGGCACCGTTATTGGCTGCAAATATTCAACTCGTTGATCATCGCTGTTTTAACGGTTTTCCTGACATTGCTGGTGTCGGCGATGGCGGCTTTCACCTTTGCGCATGTCAAGTTTTTTGGCTCGTCTTTCCTGCTTAATTATTTTCTGCTCGGACTGATGTTTCCGGCCGCAACTGCAATACTACCATTGTTTATCCGTATTCGTGATCTAGGGTTGCTGGATACCTATTGGGGTGTTGTGCTGCCGCAGGTCGCATTCGGTCTCGGTATGAGCATATTGCTGTTTCGCAATTATTTTCGAAACTTGCCGGAAGAGTTGTTTCACGCGGCATTCGTTGATGGTTGCGGTTATCTGCGCTTTTTCTGGCACATTTCGTTGCCACTTTCGCGCCCTATCTTGGCGACAGTGGGTATTGTCTCGTTTGTTGGCAGTTGGAATAGCTATCTTTTGCCACTCATCCTACTCAATTCGGAATCCAAATACCCATGGCCGCTTGGCATCATGGTTTACCGAGGTGAGTTCGGTACCGAATGGCAACTCGTACTCGCTTTTATAACTCTGACTATTTTGCCAACCGTCATCGTGTTCTTCCTTGCACAAAAACACATCATCGCCGGTTTGACAGCAGGCGCGGTAAAATCCTGA
- the ugpC gene encoding sn-glycerol-3-phosphate ABC transporter ATP-binding protein UgpC → MASVELINIHKSYASLEVIRDISLAINDGEFVALVGPSGCGKSTLLRMVAGLEEITDGEIAIGGQIVNGMTPRARNIAMVFQSYALYPHMTVAENMAFNLKLAGQPKSVIEERVGEAARMLDLSKLLDRKPSQLSGGQRQRVAMGRAVVRNPSVFLFDEPLSNLDAKLRVQMRSEIKSLHQKVGTTSIYVTHDQIEAMTLADRVVVLNQGRIEQQGTPLELYKSPANVFVAAFIGSPAMNLIAAIIDADANVPIARLKDGTAIAISSEKNVKRGQEVTIGLRPEHIGSSTAGDIRLEGRTILVEPTGAQTHVVFELGEEQITAVVDGEKQVRVHTPFSATITNERIHVFDSSSGLAL, encoded by the coding sequence ATGGCTTCCGTAGAACTCATAAATATTCATAAATCCTATGCTTCTCTTGAGGTGATCCGGGATATTTCTTTGGCGATCAATGATGGTGAGTTTGTTGCGCTTGTCGGGCCATCAGGCTGCGGAAAATCTACACTTTTACGTATGGTCGCCGGACTTGAGGAAATAACTGACGGCGAAATCGCTATAGGTGGTCAGATCGTTAACGGAATGACACCGCGCGCGCGAAATATCGCTATGGTATTTCAATCGTACGCACTCTATCCACATATGACGGTCGCTGAGAATATGGCCTTTAACCTCAAATTGGCGGGGCAGCCCAAAAGTGTCATTGAGGAACGGGTCGGGGAGGCAGCGCGTATGCTTGACCTTAGCAAGCTTTTGGATCGAAAGCCATCACAGCTTTCTGGAGGACAGCGTCAGCGCGTTGCCATGGGAAGAGCGGTTGTGCGTAACCCTTCGGTCTTCCTGTTTGACGAGCCATTATCAAATCTCGACGCGAAGCTTCGCGTTCAAATGCGTAGTGAAATAAAAAGCCTGCATCAGAAGGTCGGCACGACTTCCATCTATGTTACCCACGATCAGATAGAGGCAATGACATTGGCAGATCGTGTTGTCGTTCTAAACCAGGGGCGGATTGAACAGCAGGGGACGCCTTTGGAGTTGTATAAATCCCCGGCAAACGTTTTCGTTGCTGCCTTTATTGGCTCCCCTGCGATGAACCTGATCGCCGCGATAATTGATGCCGATGCGAATGTACCTATCGCTCGTTTGAAAGACGGCACCGCGATAGCAATTTCGTCCGAAAAGAATGTTAAGCGGGGACAGGAGGTCACGATCGGCCTTCGGCCCGAGCATATTGGTTCATCAACTGCTGGAGATATTCGCCTTGAGGGCAGAACAATTTTGGTGGAGCCAACGGGCGCACAAACCCATGTCGTTTTCGAACTTGGTGAAGAACAGATAACCGCGGTTGTTGACGGTGAAAAGCAGGTGCGTGTCCACACGCCTTTTTCGGCCACGATCACTAATGAACGCATTCATGTTTTCGATAGCTCCAGTGGTTTGGCGTTATGA
- a CDS encoding mechanosensitive ion channel family protein: MSKYWIAAAIALLFAIAAFATWFLMRKKRGWSHSISVHIVFVGLMFGSILTVRQLAYMLLDDYHITLITPDMVKTASIVSMALLAMQQLFKLINRLTHSQIARGNDVTSARMISRILKLAIFVVIMLLFGEHFGIGLSGLLAFGGIGGIAIGVAGKDMLSNLFSGVMLYFDRPFSIGDWISSPDRDIEGTVVEIGWRLTKIRTFENRPLYVPNAAFSTISVVNPGRMTNRRITTTIGLRYEDAGKLAVVVEDIRSMLKNNENIDQKQSLLVYFDAFADSSLNIMVYCFTKTTIWADWLAAQQEIYLKIIEIVHSHGADFAFASETLYMQPPASAKELQEPDTELDKPASAKQGKAD; the protein is encoded by the coding sequence ATGTCAAAATACTGGATAGCTGCCGCGATCGCTCTGTTATTCGCAATTGCGGCCTTTGCGACCTGGTTTCTAATGCGCAAAAAGCGTGGCTGGTCCCACAGCATATCCGTTCACATCGTGTTCGTGGGGTTGATGTTCGGTTCAATTTTGACCGTCCGTCAACTCGCCTACATGCTGCTTGATGATTATCATATCACGCTCATCACCCCTGATATGGTCAAGACAGCATCTATCGTTTCAATGGCACTCCTGGCCATGCAACAGCTATTTAAGCTCATCAACCGCCTCACTCACAGTCAGATCGCGCGCGGCAATGACGTAACATCCGCACGCATGATTTCGCGCATACTTAAGCTCGCAATATTCGTTGTCATCATGCTGCTTTTCGGCGAGCACTTTGGCATTGGCTTGTCTGGATTGCTGGCTTTTGGGGGTATTGGTGGTATCGCGATTGGTGTCGCTGGAAAGGATATGCTTAGCAACCTCTTTTCAGGGGTTATGCTTTATTTCGACCGTCCCTTCAGCATCGGCGACTGGATCAGCTCACCGGATCGTGACATCGAAGGAACCGTTGTAGAAATTGGCTGGCGCCTCACCAAAATTAGGACGTTTGAGAACCGCCCACTTTATGTGCCCAATGCAGCGTTTTCCACAATCAGCGTAGTTAATCCGGGGCGTATGACCAATCGGCGGATCACGACAACAATTGGTTTGCGTTATGAAGATGCTGGCAAACTGGCGGTCGTTGTTGAAGATATTCGATCAATGTTGAAGAACAACGAAAACATTGATCAAAAACAGTCCTTGCTCGTATATTTTGATGCGTTTGCCGACTCTTCGCTTAACATAATGGTTTACTGCTTTACCAAAACGACGATCTGGGCAGACTGGCTGGCGGCACAACAGGAAATTTACCTCAAGATTATCGAAATTGTACACTCCCATGGAGCCGATTTCGCCTTCGCCAGTGAAACGCTGTATATGCAGCCCCCCGCCAGCGCAAAAGAATTACAGGAACCGGATACTGAACTAGACAAGCCTGCGTCAGCAAAACAAGGTAAAGCAGATTGA
- a CDS encoding TolC family protein, translating to MKRPANPRFLILPFIIALSLSGCATDALKLAPEAADKPWKETKKGDTPRNFAGDEKDFSVPANPELALISSPVSVNTQSEYNLAQLIDLAQRSNPATRNAWEKARQAALAVGMVEATMLPIITANVIGGVQKTSTPVDVPLIGERNVNTTLRGVTPNIALQWLVFDFGQRAALADAAKQVSFAANVTFNGLHQKVIFDVTRTYHEYSAATAGHRIAEQTLRNSRAVLAAVQAKLNEGRATTVELALARQQVAQSELRIVRAQGQQQTAYQALLAAMGVNAMLKINVDASTQHKLPGSFDGITQAMLEKALSQRPDLIVSYAALQASKSGVKAAQAEFMPKVFVAGTLASSSNSFNAGSLPSIGNQTSGAGILVGATVPIFDGGFRAAQLRNAQSTQSAATETFRRVQLDAVAEIVLASNALKTALAANKAAGVLVQTSATAFDAALESYKAGLGTVTLVNETNNALLDAKLAQTDAQAAARIAAANLAFFTGALTSSKSLSGVANDL from the coding sequence ATGAAAAGACCTGCAAATCCGCGATTTCTGATATTACCTTTTATCATTGCCCTCTCTCTCAGCGGCTGCGCAACAGATGCGCTTAAACTCGCGCCTGAAGCGGCTGATAAGCCTTGGAAAGAAACCAAAAAAGGTGACACACCACGAAACTTCGCGGGTGATGAAAAAGATTTTAGTGTTCCGGCTAATCCTGAACTGGCTCTAATTTCCAGTCCCGTTTCAGTCAATACACAGTCGGAATACAATCTGGCGCAATTGATTGATCTTGCCCAACGAAGCAACCCGGCAACGCGAAATGCATGGGAGAAAGCCCGACAAGCTGCTCTCGCTGTCGGCATGGTTGAAGCGACAATGCTGCCAATCATCACGGCCAATGTGATTGGCGGGGTTCAAAAGACCTCGACACCAGTCGATGTACCCTTGATCGGAGAACGCAACGTCAACACAACCTTAAGGGGTGTAACGCCGAACATTGCTTTGCAATGGTTGGTCTTCGACTTTGGACAACGTGCTGCCTTGGCTGACGCTGCCAAACAGGTTTCCTTTGCTGCAAATGTTACTTTTAATGGCTTGCATCAGAAGGTCATTTTTGACGTAACACGAACCTATCATGAATATAGTGCAGCGACAGCCGGTCATCGTATTGCAGAACAAACGTTGCGTAACAGCAGGGCCGTACTCGCCGCAGTTCAAGCAAAACTGAACGAAGGTCGGGCGACGACGGTTGAACTGGCGCTGGCACGTCAGCAGGTCGCACAATCGGAATTGCGCATTGTTCGCGCTCAAGGCCAACAGCAGACGGCATATCAGGCACTTCTGGCAGCCATGGGTGTCAATGCAATGTTGAAGATTAACGTTGATGCTTCAACCCAACATAAATTGCCGGGTAGTTTTGATGGCATAACGCAAGCAATGCTGGAAAAAGCGTTATCGCAGCGCCCTGATCTCATTGTCAGTTATGCTGCATTGCAAGCCAGCAAATCAGGCGTCAAAGCTGCTCAGGCCGAATTCATGCCGAAAGTGTTTGTTGCTGGCACGCTTGCATCAAGCTCAAACAGCTTCAATGCAGGTAGTTTGCCATCCATTGGCAATCAAACCTCTGGCGCAGGCATTTTGGTGGGCGCGACTGTTCCTATATTCGACGGTGGATTCAGAGCAGCACAATTGAGAAATGCACAATCCACACAAAGTGCAGCCACAGAGACGTTCCGTCGCGTACAGCTCGATGCAGTTGCTGAAATTGTTCTTGCTTCCAATGCGCTGAAAACAGCACTTGCAGCAAACAAAGCGGCAGGTGTGCTTGTGCAGACATCGGCCACAGCATTCGACGCAGCATTAGAATCTTATAAGGCCGGGCTTGGAACAGTCACACTGGTCAATGAAACAAATAATGCGTTGCTGGATGCGAAGCTAGCCCAAACAGATGCGCAGGCTGCCGCCCGTATTGCAGCGGCCAATCTGGCATTCTTTACAGGCGCTTTGACATCCAGCAAGAGCCTCTCGGGCGTGGCGAATGATTTATAA